In a genomic window of Leisingera caerulea DSM 24564:
- a CDS encoding DnaJ family domain-containing protein — MTRAFRSLIERQLAKAQAEGQLQGLEGEGKPLPDRSGEALADPAIAAGMRIMAQAGVVPEEFRLKAELDAARKDYAALTDPQARKAAMARIADLEMRCNMARDARKSFLR; from the coding sequence ATGACCCGCGCCTTCCGCAGCCTGATCGAACGCCAGCTGGCCAAGGCGCAGGCCGAAGGGCAGCTGCAGGGGCTGGAGGGCGAAGGCAAGCCGCTGCCGGACCGCAGCGGCGAGGCGCTGGCGGACCCGGCAATAGCGGCGGGGATGCGGATCATGGCGCAGGCCGGTGTGGTGCCGGAGGAGTTCCGGCTGAAGGCGGAACTGGACGCGGCGCGCAAGGATTATGCCGCCCTGACGGACCCGCAGGCGCGCAAGGCGGCAATGGCGCGCATTGCGGATCTGGAGATGCGCTGCAACATGGCGCGCGATGCGCGGAAATCCTTCCTCCGTTAG
- a CDS encoding fructose bisphosphate aldolase, with translation MAKDASVQQAQLDRIANGKGFIAALDQSGGSTPKALKLYGVNEDAYSNDDEMFAEIHKMRTRIITSPSFTQDRILGAILFEKTMDGEIEGKPTAEFLWNDCGVVPFLKVDKGLADEENGVQMMKPMPELDALLARANGKGIFGTKMRSVIKDANAEGIKAVVAQQFEVGQQIVAAGLVAIIEPEVDINSATKAEAEELLKAEIKAQLDALPSDSKVALKLTIPTKPGLYDDLADHANVVRVVALSGGYTTDDACARLAQNPKMIASFSRALTEGLNVAMSDEEYDAALGANISKIYDASL, from the coding sequence ATGGCCAAAGACGCTTCCGTACAGCAGGCACAACTCGACCGCATCGCCAACGGCAAAGGCTTTATCGCCGCGCTGGACCAGTCGGGCGGCTCCACCCCGAAGGCGCTGAAGCTTTATGGCGTGAACGAGGACGCCTATTCGAACGACGACGAGATGTTCGCCGAGATCCACAAGATGCGCACCCGCATCATCACCTCGCCGAGCTTCACCCAGGACCGCATCCTGGGCGCGATCCTGTTTGAAAAGACCATGGACGGCGAGATCGAAGGCAAGCCGACCGCAGAGTTCCTGTGGAACGACTGCGGCGTGGTGCCCTTCCTGAAGGTCGACAAGGGCCTGGCGGACGAGGAAAACGGCGTGCAGATGATGAAGCCGATGCCGGAGCTGGACGCGCTGCTGGCGCGCGCCAACGGCAAGGGCATCTTCGGCACCAAGATGCGTTCGGTCATCAAGGACGCCAACGCCGAGGGCATCAAGGCGGTTGTCGCGCAGCAGTTCGAAGTGGGCCAGCAGATCGTTGCGGCCGGCCTGGTGGCGATCATCGAGCCGGAAGTGGACATCAACTCTGCCACCAAGGCCGAGGCCGAAGAGCTGCTGAAGGCAGAAATCAAGGCCCAGCTGGACGCCCTGCCGTCCGATTCCAAGGTGGCGCTGAAGCTGACCATCCCGACCAAGCCGGGCCTGTATGACGATCTGGCGGACCACGCCAATGTGGTGCGGGTTGTGGCGCTGTCGGGCGGCTACACCACCGATGACGCCTGCGCGCGCCTGGCGCAGAACCCCAAGATGATCGCCTCCTTCAGCCGCGCCCTGACCGAGGGCCTGAATGTGGCGATGAGCGATGAGGAATATGACGCCGCGCTTGGCGCCAATATCTCCAAGATCTACGACGCGTCGCTGTAA